Proteins from a genomic interval of Liolophura sinensis isolate JHLJ2023 chromosome 3, CUHK_Ljap_v2, whole genome shotgun sequence:
- the LOC135464100 gene encoding galactoside alpha-(1,2)-fucosyltransferase 2-like, with the protein MFGYAATLGISRRLGMTLVLPSHSKLFDIFEVHADTIVNVTEAKHGIRYERFASAYDPKLLEIPCEKDIFVCCYLQSWKYFTGYENEIRIQFRFRPSIVSKAQSVWDSVIFPATKWNSSTLLKDQGSMRVGEPRGAERPVFVAVHVRRGDKAHHKQTIKMGHRVASEEYLQNGYRFFLNRYNNNVIFVVSSDDQAWVKKVVPSGISVFVSSNRPEVDMAVLSRCNHTLMTVGTYSWWVAWLVNGTTVYYKHLFQPGSYIAKHHNNTLADWGPSSVDRHGVT; encoded by the coding sequence ATGTTTGGATACGCCGCCACGCTCGGCATTTCTCGCCGACTGGGAATGACTCTTGTTCTGCCATCTCACAGCAAGCTGTTTGACATCTTTGAGGTGCATGCAGATACGATCGTGAATGTAACAGAGGCTAAACACGGCATCCGCTATGAGCGATTTGCATCTGCCTATGATCCAAAATTACTGGAAATCCCATGTGAAAAGGACATTTTTGTTTGCTGTTATCTACAATCTTGGAAATATTTCACGGGCTATGAGAATGAGATTCGCATACAGTTTCGATTTCGTCCAAGCATTGTAAGTAAGGCCCAGTCCGTCTGGGACTCAGTGATTTTTCCTGCGACAAAGTGGAATTCCTCCACCCTACTGAAAGACCAAGGAAGCATGAGGGTGGGAGAGCCCCGTGGGGCGGAAAGACCAGTCTTCGTGGCGGTCCATGTCAGGAGGGGGGACAAGGCCCATCATAAACAAACTATCAAAATGGGTCACAGAGTAGCCAGTGaagaatatttacaaaatggctACCGTTTCTTCCTCAAtcgctacaacaacaacgtcatcTTCGTCGTCTCCTCGGACGACCAGGCCTGGGTGAAGAAGGTGGTGCCGTCAGGGATCTCGGTGTTTGTGAGTTCTAATCGGCCGGAGGTAGACATGGCCGTGCTGAGCCGCTGTAACCATACCTTGATGACAGTGGGCACATATAGCTGGTGGGTGGCCTGGTTGGTCAATGGCACCACTGTATATTACAAGCACTTGTTTCAACCTGGATCGTACATTGCCAAACACCACAACAACACGTTAGCAGACTGGGGTCCTTCCTCAGTGGATCGGCATGGAGTAACATAG
- the LOC135463332 gene encoding nuclear apoptosis-inducing factor 1-like, with product MASNIVKKAKKPNWESRATKALVMALEDHDHVIRAKFGKHVTKSEKNRAWNEIYQRVNSVAKVERTVEEIKKKWSDLSSQVKRKEARRRADARKTGGGAPMEEPSDTELNLIQNNLYF from the exons ATGGCATCGAATATTGTAAAGAAGGCAAAGAAGCCTAACTGGGAGTCCAGGGCGACCAAGGCCTTGGTCATGGCCCTTGAGGATCATGACCACGTTATTAGGGCAAAGTTTGGTAAACATGTGACCAAATCTGAGAAGAACAGGGCTTGGAATGAGATATACCAAAG AGTGAACAGTGTGGCGAAAGTTGAGAGGACAGTGGaggaaatcaagaaaaaatggaGCGACCTGTCAAGTCAGGTTAAGCGCAAAGAGGCTAGGAGGAGGGCAGATGCCAGAAAGACTGGAGGAGGGGCTCCCATGGAGGAGCCATCTGATACGGAATTAAATTTGATccaaaataatttatatttttag
- the LOC135463334 gene encoding putative nuclease HARBI1, whose amino-acid sequence MANVLLAGLAERRTIRRERVFRDRTHPLDVLNDGDVVARYRLDRRSILQVVDFLTPALERPTNRNHAIPVVLQVLTALRYYASGSFQSLVSDLHGISVPSTSRIVRSVTTAIVNLNTYPLSISFPSNPREIAEAQQAFYEIANFPHVVSCIDGTQIAIKSPTKDEHVFVCRKNYHSLNVQATTDARLRFTSVVSRYPGSAHDSFILKQSGIWKKYQNGDFDGTIILGDSGYPLKPWLMVPFIQTHNDAQAKYNKSHKTTRCTIERAFGVAKSRFRCIHHKSGGFLMHSPEVSAQVVVAVFKLHNLCINNQLPNPEIEPDDAEEGDDDDDHTTGVTLLADGARARDELVRFRFS is encoded by the exons ATGGCGAATGTTCTCTTGGCCGGCCTCGCTGAAAGACGAACCATTCGAAGAGAGCGTGTTTTTCGTGATCGTACTCACCCTCTGGATGTTTTAAATGACGGCGATGTCGTCGCTCGGTATAGACTTGACAGGCGGTCAATTTTGCAAGTTGTGGACTTCTTAACACCGGCTTTGGAGAGACCTACTAATCGGAACCATGCAATTCCTGTCGTCCTGCAAGTCCTCACAGCTCTGAGATACTATGCCTCAGGGTCTTTCCAAAGTTTAGTGAGCGATCTTCATGGGATAAGTGTTCCAAGCACGTCCAGAATAGTCAGAAGTGTCACTACCGCCATCGttaatttaaatacatatcCCCTTTCAATTTCATTTCCCTCAAATCCGAGGGAAATTGCAGAGGCCCAGCAGGCCTTCTAcgagattgcaaatttcccacACGTAGTCAGCTGCATAGATGGCACGCAGATTGCCATAAAGTCCCCAACAAAAGATgaacatgtgtttgtgtgtcgCAAAAACTACCATTCACTCAACGTGCAGGCCACAACAGATGCGAGACTTAG ATTCACCAGTGTAGTATCTAGGTATCCAGGGTCAGCACATGACAGTTTCATATTGAAGCAAAGCGGCATTTGGAAGAAGTACCAGAATGGTGATTTTGATGGTACCATTATCCTTGGGGACAGTGGTTATCCTCTGAAACCATGGTTAATGGTACCCTTCATACAGACACATAATGATGCACAGGCCAAGTACAACAAGAGCCACAAAACTACAAGGTGTACAATTGAGAGGGCTTTTGGAGTAGCTAAGTCGAGGTTTAG ATGTATTCACCACAAATCTGGCGGGTTCCTGATGCATTCGCCAGAAGTGAGTGCACAGGTTGTTGTAGCTGTCTTTAAGCTACACAACCTGTGCATCAACAACCAGCTACCTAACCCCGAGATAGAGCCGGACGATGCGGAAGAAggggatgatgatgatgaccaCACCACAGGTGTTACCCTGCTTGCAGATGGGGCACGAGCCAGAGATGAACTTGTTAGGTTCAGATTTAGCTAG
- the LOC135464099 gene encoding galactoside alpha-(1,2)-fucosyltransferase 2-like has protein sequence MLPKLRFSVWFRKRTAAPCTPKGLLNILPILLIASYLAFNLLLSGGEEQGKRPSAWSVPYLRGLSVEKVPFLVPSQAPRIAKKCGPVPGRLLPPGGGRLGNIMFGYAATLGISRRLGMTLVLPSHSKLFDIFEVHADTIVNVTKAKQGIRYERFASAYDPKLLEIPCDKDIFVCCSLQSWKYFTGYENEIRTQFRFRPSIVSKAQSVWDSVIFPATKWNSSTLLKDQGSMRVGEPRGAERPVFVAVHVRRGDKAHHKQTIKMGHRVASEEYLQNGYRFFLNRYNNNVIFVVSSDDQAWVKKVLPSGISVFVSSDRPEVDMAVLSRCNHTLMTVGTYSWWVAWLVNGTTVYYKHLFQPGSYIAKHHNNTLADWVLPQWIGME, from the exons ATGTTACCAAAGTTACGATTTTCTGTGTGGTTTAGAAAACGGACTGCCGCTCCATGTACACCAAAAGGTCTACTAA ATATCTTGCCTATCTTACTGATTGCGTCATACCTGgcttttaatttacttttatcGGGAGGGGAGGAGCAAGGGAAGCGACCTTCAGCATGGTCAGTTCCTTACTTACGAGGTCTCTCGGTTGAAAAGGTGCCATTCTTGGTTCCTAGTCAGGCCCCTCGTATTGCGAAAAAGTGCGGACCTGTACCAGGGCGTTTGCTTCCTCCAGGAGGGGGAAGGCTGGGAAACATTATGTTTGGATACGCCGCCACGCTCGGCATTTCTCGCCGATTGGGAATGACTCTTGTTCTGCCATCTCACAGCAAGCTGTTTGACATCTTTGAGGTGCATGCAGATACGATTGTGAATGTAACAAAGGCTAAACAAGGCATCCGCTATGAGCGATTTGCATCTGCCTATGATCCAAAATTACTGGAAATCCCGTGTGATAAGGACATTTTTGTTTGCTGTTCTCTACAATCTTGGAAATATTTCACGGGCTATGAGAATGAGATTCGCACACAGTTTCGATTTCGTCCAAGCATTGTAAGTAAGGCCCAGTCCGTCTGGGACTCAGTGATTTTTCCTGCGACAAAGTGGAATTCCTCCACCCTACTGAAAGACCAAGGAAGCATGAGGGTGGGAGAACCCCGTGGGGCGGAAAGACCAGTCTTCGTGGCGGTCCATGTCAGGAGGGGGGACAAGGCCCATCATAAACAAACTATCAAAATGGGTCACAGAGTAGCCAGTGAAGAATACTTACAAAATGGCTACCGTTTCTTCCTCAAtcgctacaacaacaacgtcatcTTCGTCGTCTCCTCGGACGACCAGGCCTGGGTGAAGAAGGTGTTGCCGTCAGGGATCTCGGTGTTTGTGAGTTCTGATCGGCCGGAGGTAGACATGGCCGTGCTGAGCCGCTGTAACCATACCTTGATGACAGTGGGCACATATAGCTGGTGGGTGGCCTGGTTGGTCAATGGCACCACTGTATATTACAAGCACTTGTTTCAACCTGGATCGTACATTGCCAAACACCACAACAACACGTTAGCAGACTGGGTCCTTCCTCAGTGGATCGGCATGGAGTAA